The nucleotide sequence GTGCTGGTGCGCTATGATCCTGCGCGTGTGACGTATGAACAGATATTGCGGCGGTTTTTTGAAATTCACGACCCCACCCAGCTGAACCGGCAGGGGCCGGACTGGGGCGAGCAGTACCGCTCTGCAGTTTTTTATGAAAATGCGGCGCAAAGGGCTGTGGCCGAAAAGCTGGTGGCCCGTCTGCGCGCTCTTGGCTATGACGTGGTCACGCAGCTTGCGCCTGCCGGGCCTTTTTACGCGGCGGAGGCCTACCATCAGGACTTTGCCAGCCGCACCGGGCGGGGCGCGTGCCATATGTCTGTGGCCCGCTTTACGCAGCGGGCGGATGGAACCCCGGTAGAAGACAGCCCGACCAACTAACGTCAGAGTCGGGCCTGCGGCCCGCAGCAAGAAAACGGCCCGTTTCAGAACCTGGAGTCATGCTCCAGAATGCTGAAACGGGCCTTGTTGTTGCAGGGCTCCGGTACGGGAAGCTAGCGCAGTATCTGAGCGGTGGAAACGCAGGGCAGGCCCAAGGCCTCGGCCACGCCCGCAAAGGTGCACTGGCCATCAACCGTATTGAGGCCGCGCTCAAGGGCGATATTTTCGCGACAGGCGTTTTTCCAGCCCTTGTCGGCCAGCTCCACGGCAAAGGGCAGCGTGGCGTTGGTCAGGGCGTAGGTGGACGTGACCGGCACGGCGCCGGGGATGTTGGCCACGGAGTAGTGGATGACGCCGTGTTTTTCAAACGTGGGTTCGTGGTGGGTGGTGGGCCTGCCCGCCGTGGTCTCAAAAGAGCCGCCCTGGTCGATGGCCACGTCGACCACCACGCTGCCGGGGCGCATGGTTTTGATCATGGCTTCCGTCACCAGTTTGGGGGCCATTGCGCCGGGGATAAGCACCGAGCCGATAACAAGGTCTGATTCCTTGACCGCTCCGGCGATGTTGTATTCGTTGGAGGCGAGGGTCTGCACGCGCGAAGAAAAAATATCGCCCAGGTAACGCAGGCGATTCAGGTTGGTGTCGAGGATGGTCACCTCAGCGCCCAGGCCAATGGCCATCTTGGCTGCTTCTGTGCCCACCGTGCCGCCGCCCACAATGGTCACGCGGGCGCGTTGCACGCCTGCCACGCCGCCCAGCAGCATGCCTGCGCCGCCCGCCTGCTTGGTCAGAATGTACGAGCCCATCTGCACGGCCATGCGTCCGGCAACTTCAGACATGGGGGCCAGCAGGGGCAGGCTGCGGTCCGGAGGCTGCACGGTTTCGTAAGCAAGGCCCACAACGCCCGATTTGAGCAGCGCGTCGGTCAGTTCCTTGTCGGCCGCAAGGTGCAGGTAGGTAAACAGCAGCAGGCCGGGGCGGAAGTATTTGTATTCGCTGGGAAGGGGCTCTTTGACCTTCATGATCATTTCAGCCTTGGCCCATACGTCCGCCACCGGCAGCATGCTCGCCCCGGCCTTGGCAAATTCGTCATCGCCAATGCGGCTGCCAAGCCCGGCGCCGCTTTCTATCAAAACCTTGTGCCCGTGATCGGTCAGCACCTTGACGCCCGCCGGTGTGATGCCCACGCGGTATTCATCGGCTTTGATTTCCTTGGTAACGCCAATAATCATGGATAATCCTCGCAAGCTTATGGTTGCGCATGGCCGTTTTGCCGGTCATGCAGGGTGCATGCTTTGTCCATGGTCTGGGGCGCAGGGGGGATGACGCCTTGCCGGGGCAGCCTGACTGCCCTATGTGAAATCGTATATTTTTTCCTGTTTGTCAGCAATAAGATTGATTTTTCGTTGTGGTTACAGGCAGTCGCACAGGGTGCGCTCGCGCAGCGATTTGAGGTGCACGCCGCCGTTCAAAATTTCGCCCCGCAGCTCACGCAGGCGGCGATCCATATCCTGAGGGGCGTTTTTGCCGGCAGCGGCCTTGAAGGGCTCCATATCGGTAATGCCCACGCCGCCGTTCTGCAGGTCGCGCACAAGTATTTCCTTGCCCGCAAAATGGCCGGAAGCGGCTGAGGCCACGATGGCGTACACTGCCTTGTCGGGGTGCTTGAGTATGGATGTCAGCACATGCCCCGGCAGGTCGTTGTCCTTGCTGGTATTCAGTCCAACGGCGTAGGCGCTGCGGGCCTTTATCTCCTGCAGGGCCGGGCCGTTGCCCATGCCGCTGGCCAGCACCAGCACGTCAGCGCCCTGATCCATAAGGTTGCGCGCTGCGGCACGGCCTGCCTCGGCATTGGCAAACGAGCCGGTGACCACATTGACGACGCGCATCTCGGGGTCAACAACCCGCGCGCCCTCCGTAAACCCGCCCAGCAGCGAGCGCATGGCGGGGCAGTCCTCACCCGATATCCAGCCTATCATCTTGGCTCCGCGTATGCCGGGCAGGGTGGTCTGGCGGGCCAGCATGGCGGCCGCTGCTCCGGCCAGGTACGCCGCCTGCTCGTCGGCAAAGGTGACGGACATGATGTTGGGCGCGCGTACGCCAGCGTCTATGCAGCCAAACATGGTGCGCCGAAAATTGGCGGCATTGTTGCGCAGCACTTCGTGCAGACCGCTGGAAGCCACAAGTACAAGATCGTTGCTGGCTGCGGCAGTGCGAAACATCTCCTGAAGCGCCGCGTCGTTGTGCCCCGGCTGGGCGACGACAACAGAACCCCGCACGCCAAGCTCCCGTTCGGCCTGATGCAGGCCGTCTACAAGACTGTCGTTCCAGTCGTTGTCGCCGGTGGGCGTTTCGAGCAGCAGGGCCACGCGCAGCGGGCCCTGCTGCCCGGCGGCGGTGGCCTGCGTTGCCGCCGCCATCGGGGCCGCAAGGCAGATAACAAGCAGGAGAGTCATGACGTGAGGTATCAGGCGCTGTATATGCATGGTGTTTCCTTGATATGATCCTGTTGCCGTTTGTTGCGCGGCTGCGGCCCCTGGGCGGTGCCATGCGGCCTTGTTGCCATGCGCAATT is from Desulfovibrio desulfuricans and encodes:
- the ald gene encoding alanine dehydrogenase — encoded protein: MIIGVTKEIKADEYRVGITPAGVKVLTDHGHKVLIESGAGLGSRIGDDEFAKAGASMLPVADVWAKAEMIMKVKEPLPSEYKYFRPGLLLFTYLHLAADKELTDALLKSGVVGLAYETVQPPDRSLPLLAPMSEVAGRMAVQMGSYILTKQAGGAGMLLGGVAGVQRARVTIVGGGTVGTEAAKMAIGLGAEVTILDTNLNRLRYLGDIFSSRVQTLASNEYNIAGAVKESDLVIGSVLIPGAMAPKLVTEAMIKTMRPGSVVVDVAIDQGGSFETTAGRPTTHHEPTFEKHGVIHYSVANIPGAVPVTSTYALTNATLPFAVELADKGWKNACRENIALERGLNTVDGQCTFAGVAEALGLPCVSTAQILR
- a CDS encoding BMP family lipoprotein, producing the protein MHIQRLIPHVMTLLLVICLAAPMAAATQATAAGQQGPLRVALLLETPTGDNDWNDSLVDGLHQAERELGVRGSVVVAQPGHNDAALQEMFRTAAASNDLVLVASSGLHEVLRNNAANFRRTMFGCIDAGVRAPNIMSVTFADEQAAYLAGAAAAMLARQTTLPGIRGAKMIGWISGEDCPAMRSLLGGFTEGARVVDPEMRVVNVVTGSFANAEAGRAAARNLMDQGADVLVLASGMGNGPALQEIKARSAYAVGLNTSKDNDLPGHVLTSILKHPDKAVYAIVASAASGHFAGKEILVRDLQNGGVGITDMEPFKAAAGKNAPQDMDRRLRELRGEILNGGVHLKSLRERTLCDCL